In Saccharomyces paradoxus chromosome XVI, complete sequence, the genomic stretch TGGACAAACCGAAGAACTTTCTGATGTTGTTAGCTCTCTTTGGACCCAATCTCTTTGGAACAGTGGTGTCAGTTAGACCTTCCAATTCTTGTTCACCCTTCTTGATAATGACCAAAGCTAAGACAGCCAAATCAGGGCCAACAATGGCACCTCTGACAgactttctctttctttcacCATTACGTCTTGGTCTGTAACAAGAAACGTTCTTGGTCAACAACAACTTGATTCTGGTTGGCAACAAAACACCTTGTTTCATTGGGAAACCTTGTTTGTCGTTACCACCGGAGATCTTGAAGACGTAACCCTTGAATTCATCACCAACGGCTTCACCATCGACTTCTTGACCGATTCTCTTGTCGAAGAAAACACGGATACGGTgttcatcatcaatttcgAAGGTCTTTTGAGACCCGTTAACTGGGTAAGAAATGTTCaactatttttattttcaatagattaagaaaattttgttagTATACTATTGTAAAAATTTATGTTTGATAGGTGAAATTTTGCCATTCTAGAGAAATTATTAAGTGGGGAAGTTGAATTACCTTATCTTTTATGGAATATATGCGCCAGTTATATGAAATACTTTCAatttgacaattttttataactAATGTAATTCTATTCTGTTTGTTTAAAATAATGTTCTGACGAATCGATTGGTATATGGTAATTCCCGGTACTGTTTCTCTCCttaagaaaacaaatttaaTAAATCTTTAGGATGTCTGGTTTCCGTTTGATTCCTTTTCTGGTTTATAAACGTATCATATCATGTCATCATTCCACATATAAAGTTTCTCTATTGCCTCTCCATTATAGTACTCTAAATCATACCTTCATGATGTATAGTCTGTCTTCACTCTTTTGTCACTGGTCTTAagcaaatataaaaattaaatgacGAACAAGCTTTAATCACCATATACTTGGTAACGCTGTAtatgaaatttcaaaaaactgCAATATCATGATGTTCTTAGACGTTGGTACTGGAGTTCTCACCTGGTAGACACCTAGTTAGTGGTGTTCCTCCCACGCTTACCAGGAGAGGTATTTTCCCGCCAGAGCCGAAGGCGAGCGCGGAATTGTGCCATCCACCAAGTGGTAATGGGCAGGGCACCAGGCGACCGTCTGCCTACGGAATGCATTAGCCTCCAGTGGAACCGCCATGATCCTGTCACCACAATTGTCTGATGCCTCCGTCTGTCAATTAGAATTTCACGcgcagaaaaaaaaagcagtGTGAAAATTGTGACAATGTATGGGTTTAAATTAAACCTCGAATGTACGGAGTTATACCACCAAGGAATATTTCGGCTTCTCCCGGCTTCAGCCGTTTTACactttatatttttacaCACAAGGCGGCAAATATGCTCGGTTGCTGATGTATAAAAAGTTATTTGAAACTGCCAGTATTCAGAGGAGGATGCAATTGATTtttatgatattttctccttttttgGGTAATTCATTACGTAAGTATGTGAATTAATATTAatgtaaataaaataatgtatttctttattctcacgaaaagaaatttcttatGCTTTGGAATATTTGTACTAATCAATCATTTTAGTTTAAATTTTGcttgaatttttctctcCCGAGATAtcagttgaaaaattgaagaattttgtACCTAATGGTGTTTGAGcagtatttatatatggAGTCAACCCGGTATTCCCGTTATATGCTGCGGCTGCAGCATCATACGTGCTCGAGTTGGACTGATTATTCGTGTCGCCACTAGTATGTTCTGGAATAGCAGCCCCATTTACAGGTGCATCTTCGTTATTGCTGTAGTAACTGTTATTGCTATTGCCATTGTTTTTGCCGTTGCTGTTGTCGTTATTGTTGTcgttgctgttgttgctgctgttgccGTCGTTGCTGTTGTGTACACCTGGCTGTACGGGAGGAAAAGTACCGGAACTGTTTGTATTTCCGGGCTTGGCACTGTTGGGTCCCATTGACCAATCTGGGAACATCGATATCGAAGAAACATTTGGAGAATTACTCATTAAATCATGTACGAACTTCGATGGCAGTGAACCCGTTGGAGGGCCATTGTTAGTTTCAGGGCCGGAAAAAGTTGAAGGAGGGCGCCCCGTCAACGTTGTACTCAATGGTACGGTTTGGCTCTGTTTTTTGAAGGACATTTGTTGGTACTGTTGGGTTTGTCTTTGAGCCAGAAATGAGGATGCATTTTGTTGGAAAGGTCCGCCAGGAATATTTGATGGCTGCAAGGGGGTGGCAATATATGGCTGTGTTGCAGAAAAAAGAGGTGAAGACCCACTCACGAAAGGATAAGGGTGATTGGggttgttattgttattgccATTGTTATTGCTAGAACCGTTAGGCCCATTTGCATTTGGTAATTTTATTACCACTCTACCATTATTACCCTTTTGAAGGGTTAGAGGACCTGAGGCTGATGCCGACAGTGGGGAAATTTTACTAGATCGACTTGccttgttttctttcatgATTTGTGAAGATCCCATGGTATTGCTGTTCGCCGATGTAGAGGAAGCAGAGGAGGGTTCACTTGGAATAGCAGAATTACTGCTGAAATTGTTATTCGGAATTCTCACACGAAGCACTGGTCTGGCGGATAATTTCCTTCTGGCTTTAACGGTTTGCTGAATGGAGTCTTCTAAAGAATTAGGCGGTGACTGAGTGTAAGTACTGTTGTCATTAGTATTACTACTATTACCGTTAATCTTCTGCTCCTGTTTAGGGGTCCTGGAGGTTGCATTTGTAAACGGTTTACTGAACTTATTTGGTGAAATGGAAATGGGTGGAGGGCGAGCAGTAAAGGAGgagttttgaaaacttgGCAATTTTGGGAAATCCATCGTGGAGGGGGAAGATGAACTGGATGATGGCTGATTGAGATTGTACATGTTGCTATGGTATGGTCTCGGTAtatgttgttgttgttgcgAATTTCTATTTATTTGTAAAGGATCTGGTTTTAGCCTTTTCAAACGCTGTAAAGGTGGTAGCGCATTCTCAGGATGACGTTTATTATGGTCGCTACCAtccatttttgatataaGTGCGGTTGGAGATAACAACTTCAACTGCGTATTCGAGGGATTTCTATCAGAAGCCTTAGTGTTCAAACGCGTATTAGGATCCCTTCCAAAATTGACATGACCATCCTCTTCCTCCTCATTGttctcatcatcatcattttctgtATGGTTCATTCCGGCAACACTTGATTTCGAGGGTTTATTTGTTATAGACGACCTGAGCAGTTCTTGGTTTATGTTCACGGACGCATTCTTGTGGAAGTCTCCATAATCGGATGGGTCTTTCACCTCATGAAGCAAGTTTTTGTCATTTTGGTAATGGTAGATTAAGTCATTCGTATCCACAGAGGAAAACTCATAGAACGTGTTATTAGACCCCAGTATAATGACCGCTATGTCAACTTGACAAAGAACAGACAGTTCATGGgcctttttgaaaagacCAGCTTTACGCTTTATGAATGTGACAGCCCTGTTTCTGTCATCAGAGAtcctttgaatttcaatCTTCCGTCTACCCATACTGTATGTATAAGAGTTTCAAAGTATAATGTTGCGACACCTTAATATTTAAGTTTTTTTACGCTTCAGCCTGTTTGCTCCGGGGGATATTAACGACACAACGTGATAGAaaccttgaaaaaaaagaataattcTGCTTGTCTAGCTTTCAATTGCTTTAATGAGTCAAAAGGGGGTTGGCTATTAGGAATAGAGGACTCTAGATTGAATGAGCTCGTTGAACACTTTAGAACAGGCTCGCTTCTTGTtaacgtttcttttttgtctGGCCTTTAATTGTCTTTTGTTCAAAGATCGAGCGGTTTCTATTATTAGCCTTTCATCTCTTccattatatttttatctgAAATCTcaagtaaatttttttctctttccGCGGCTTGGCATCATCACCCGGCGAGGCTGCGCCGTCGAGAAAGCTCAATAATGATAAGAAGATTTCTGTATTTAGTAAACGACGGTAAGACAAAATTCGCCGCCGTGGGTATAGTTCTTTGCGGTCATGGAAGTATTTTCCTTACGTACGATAAGCGAAACCGTTTTTGACAGCGTGCTTTCCGtggaaagaagagattAGTGCAATGGGATGGAAGCAGAAGATTACTTCAGTTGTTTGAATTGAATGCGTTTCCCGTAgtcaataaattttattaCGTGAGGAAAAAAGCTGATATTCGTCTTATTCCTATTCTATTAGTGctttaatatatatatatatatatatatatagacCTCGAGAACAACGTTCAGGTCCAATTGACTTGATAACTCTGTAATTTAGTTGTCAAGGAAGCGCAAAtcaaataagaaaaatggtTTTAGCTAAGCAGGTAAGACTGGGAAACTCAGGCCTCAAGATATCACCAATAGTGATAGGATGTATGTCATACGGTTCTAAGAAATGGGCAGAGTGGGTCATGGAGGACAAGGCCCAGGTTTTCAAGATCTTGAAGCATTGTTACGATAACGGTCTACGTACCTTTGATACGGCTGACTTTTATTCCAATGGTTTGAGTGAAAGGATAATTAAGGAATTTCTGGAGCACTACAATATCAAGAGGGAAACAGTGGTAATCATgaccaaaattttcttacCTGTTGATGAGACCCTTGAGTTGCATCATAACTTTACTCTaaatgaatttgaagaattggaaCTGTCCAACCAATGGGGTTTATCCAGAAAGCATATAATTGCTGGTGTTGAAAACTCTGTGGAAAGATTAGGTACATATATAGATCTTTTACAAATCCACAGATTAGATCATGAAACGCCTATGAAAGAGATCATGAAGGCGATGAATGATGTTGTTGAAGCGGGCCATGTCAGATACATTGGGGCCTCGAGTATGTTGGCAACTGAATTTGCAGAACTGCAGTTCATAGCCGACAAATACGGCTGGTTCCAGTTCATTTCCTCGCAGTCTTACTACAACTTGCTTAATCGTGAAGATGAACGCGAATTGATTCCTTTTGCCAAAAGGCACAATATCGGTTTACTTCCATGGTCTCCTAACGCACGAGGCATACTGACTCGTCCTTTGAATCAAAGCACGGACAGGATTAAGAGTGATCCAACTTTCAAGTCGTTACAATTGGACACCCTCGATGAAGGACAGAGGGAGATTGTTAATCGTGTAGAAAGGTTGTCGAAGGATAAAAATGTCTCCATGGCCATGATCTCCATCGCATGGACTCTACATAAGGGTTGCCACCCCATTGTAGGATTGACCTCTACATCAAGAGTAGACGAAGCGATTGCCGCACTACAAGTCACTCTAACAGAAGAGGAGATAAAGTTCCTCGAAGACCCCTACAAACCTCAGAGGCTAAGATATTAAGTTTGTTTTTCATAAGTTCACAAGTATATAGAAGGCTAAGTAACGAGAATCACACTATAACATAATACCTGTTGATTGTGCTAGCTGTATTAACCATTCGGCTCATATCACTTCatgttccttttttaaATCCCTCGTTCCCGTGGAGTGGCATAGCATGTCCGATAGCGTGCGCTAACCTTCAGAATCAGGGGATTAGATTTCCTGAAGCGAGTTATCCatcagtttctttttataatgCCATAATGTCAAGTGTGcctttttctgttttctgTTTCGCCTAGCTTTCTTTCTATTGTATGCTTCAATCTTGTATACTTGTTAAtagtgaaaaaagaaaggaaataacTATCTGATCTGTCTGGCTGCTCATTGTTTTCTAATTCAAGAATCTAGGCAAAAAGATATATCACAAAAGCTAGTGAATTTCTGGGGGAAAAAAGGAtagagaaataaaaatcaaatgCTATTCAGCTGGCCTTATCCAGAGGCCCCGATTGAAGGTTATTGGGGCAAGCCTACCTCTCTGATTGATTGGTGCGAGGAAAATTATGTTGTGTCTCCCTATATTGCAGAATGGTCAAATACTATAACTAacagtatatttttaatgaCCGCCTTCTATTCTACATATAGCGCTTGGCGTAACAAATTGGAAACAAGATATATATTGATAGGAATGGGGTTCTCACTGGTTGGTATTGGTTCGTGGTTATTTCATATGACTTTACAGTATCGTTATCAATTGTTGGACGAATTGCCAATGCTTTATGCAACTATCATCCCATCGTGGGGTATTTTTGCAGAAActcaagaaattttgattaaggatgaaaagaaaaggaaggaGAGTTCATTTAGAATTCAAATggtaatttcttttatcatGTGTGGTATAGTCACTCTTTTAACCTGGATTTACGTTGTTGTCCAAAAACCAGCAATTTTCCAGGTCCTTTATGGTATTTTGACCCTTCTAGTGGTGGTTCTTTCTGGCTGGTTAACCTATTATCACGTTCATGACTCATTcgcaaagaaaaatctttttatCACAATGGTTATGGGCATGGTGCCTTTTGTCATTGGGTTCATTTGTTGGCAATTAGACATTCACTTGTGTTCTTTCTGGATCTATATCCGGAGAACATATTTGGCCTTGCCATTAGGTGTTTTGTTGGAACTGCATGCTTGGTGGCACCTTTTGACCGGTACTGGTGTCTATATCTTCGTCGTGTATTTGCAATATTTAAGAATATTAACCCATGGAAACCCGGATGACTTTTTATTCATATGGAGATGGAGATTTTTCCCTGAGTTGGTGAGAAAGGGTTTACCGATTGGTACCTCTTATTCAATGGAGTATCTGGGGCCAATTGTAAATGCGCAAGCAGATGATGgatcaaaaaagaataactAAGGAGTGATTTCATGTCACCCgtccaaatttttaaaatatatgtacgtatatgtgtatatatgtatataagGTGTTGCACGTGCGGTTAACCGAATGTGCATGTTTGTATATAGATATGTGATCAACTAACGAGGTTTAcacttcatttttttctatttttcttctttttcaacgGTGGCTGAATACACTTAAGTTTATGTTTATTTCGCCCGAGACACTTTTTACCTTTATCATAAGAGGAATTAATAATGAATAGTATAAACAATTATTTACttaaatatatttaatttCAGTTTGAAGCACCGGTGATGTCGGTGAGACGTAGAAACTCTACCTACtcttaaattttcttcgaCATGTATGGGCCATCTAATTCATACCCTAATTTACCATAGTAATTTCTTACACCGACACCAGAAATAACAGAAATTTTCTCTGAACCatgttcttctttggcGATTCTTTCCGCTTCCTCCATTAATAGAGTACCGAACCCTTGGTGCTGGAATTTACGAGGATCCCTTGAATGAAGAGGAACCACAGAACCATAAACATGCAATTCTCTGACAATAGAAGTCCTCTGGGAAGTGAATTCTTTtctatatgtatatttctTGGAAGCTTTTCTCAATCTCAGTAAACCAATCAATATGTCCTTCTTTGGATCTTCGTATGATAAAAAGGTTTCCCAACCACCGTTAGCATAGTAGTCTCTTCTAATTAGCTCCACTTGGTCTGGTTGAACTTTATGATGCACTTCTTGGATACCTACTTCCCTTGTACGAACATCCCTACAAGTTGTACCCAGATCCTTCATTCTGGCTAATGCCAGTTCTCTCAAGTTACCATTGTCAACACCTGAGGTAACTAAGGGCATAGGGATATCTCTTTGGACACGGTAGATTCTTGTCCATGGGGGCACTAGAGCGAGGATTCTAGCAACTAAGTCCACTAGGGCGTTAGCACTATATGACTTATACCTGCCCGTCTTCCAAAGTTCGTATAGACCTGTACCCCTAATGACTAGAGTTGGATAAATTTTCAACCCATCAGTCCTAAAATCGggattttcaaaatactCTTTAAACTGTTCAATATCTCTTTCCATCCCGACATTTGGTAAATCTGGCATCATGTGAGAGACAACCTTATAACCGGCATCCTTGGACACAGCAAAAGTTTCACAAACAGATCTAACAGTGTGTCCTCTATTAGTATCACGAGCAACGTCTTCGTACAACGACTGAACACCAATTTCTAGTCTGGTACAACCATATTTCAACATATCGTCCAAATGTGTTTGGGTACAATAATCT encodes the following:
- the RLM1 gene encoding Rlm1p (MADS-box transcription factor~similar to YPL089C); translation: MGRRKIEIQRISDDRNRAVTFIKRKAGLFKKAHELSVLCQVDIAVIILGSNNTFYEFSSVDTNDLIYHYQNDKNLLHEVKDPSDYGDFHKNASVNINQELLRSSITNKPSKSSVAGMNHTENDDDENNEEEEDGHVNFGRDPNTRLNTKASDRNPSNTQLKLLSPTALISKMDGSDHNKRHPENALPPLQRLKRLKPDPLQINRNSQQQQHIPRPYHSNMYNLNQPSSSSSSPSTMDFPKLPSFQNSSFTARPPPISISPNKFSKPFTNATSRTPKQEQKINGNSSNTNDNSTYTQSPPNSLEDSIQQTVKARRKLSARPVLRVRIPNNNFSSNSAIPSEPSSASSTSANSNTMGSSQIMKENKASRSSKISPLSASASGPLTLQKGNNGRVVIKLPNANGPNGSSNNNGNNNNNPNHPYPFVSGSSPLFSATQPYIATPLQPSNIPGGPFQQNASSFLAQRQTQQYQQMSFKKQSQTVPLSTTLTGRPPSTFSGPETNNGPPTGSLPSKFVHDLMSNSPNVSSISMFPDWSMGPNSAKPGNTNSSGTFPPVQPGVHNSNDGNSSNNSNDNNNDNSNGKNNGNSNNSYYSNNEDAPVNGAAIPEHTSGDTNNQSNSSTYDAAAAAYNGNTGLTPYINTAQTPLGTKFFNFSTDISGEKNSSKI
- a CDS encoding aldo-keto reductase superfamily protein (aryl alcohol dehydrogenase~similar to YPL088W) is translated as MVLAKQVRLGNSGLKISPIVIGCMSYGSKKWAEWVMEDKAQVFKILKHCYDNGLRTFDTADFYSNGLSERIIKEFLEHYNIKRETVVIMTKIFLPVDETLELHHNFTLNEFEELELSNQWGLSRKHIIAGVENSVERLGTYIDLLQIHRLDHETPMKEIMKAMNDVVEAGHVRYIGASSMLATEFAELQFIADKYGWFQFISSQSYYNLLNREDERELIPFAKRHNIGLLPWSPNARGILTRPLNQSTDRIKSDPTFKSLQLDTLDEGQREIVNRVERLSKDKNVSMAMISIAWTLHKGCHPIVGLTSTSRVDEAIAALQVTLTEEEIKFLEDPYKPQRLRY
- the YDC1 gene encoding alkaline dihydroceramidase (Alkaline dihydroceramidase, involved in sphingolipid metabolism~similar to YPL087W); the encoded protein is MLFSWPYPEAPIEGYWGKPTSLIDWCEENYVVSPYIAEWSNTITNSIFLMTAFYSTYSAWRNKLETRYILIGMGFSLVGIGSWLFHMTLQYRYQLLDELPMLYATIIPSWGIFAETQEILIKDEKKRKESSFRIQMVISFIMCGIVTLLTWIYVVVQKPAIFQVLYGILTLLVVVLSGWLTYYHVHDSFAKKNLFITMVMGMVPFVIGFICWQLDIHLCSFWIYIRRTYLALPLGVLLELHAWWHLLTGTGVYIFVVYLQYLRILTHGNPDDFLFIWRWRFFPELVRKGLPIGTSYSMEYLGPIVNAQADDGSKKNN
- the ELP3 gene encoding Elongator subunit ELP3 (Subunit of Elongator complex~similar to YPL086C); translated protein: MARHGKGPKTNKKKLAPEKERFIQCCADITLELTDSLTSGTTREINLNGLITKYSKKYKLKQQPRLTDIINSIPDQYKKYLLPKLKAKPVRTASGIAVVAVMCKPHRCPHIAYTGNICVYCPGGPDSDFEYSTQSYTGYEPTSMRAIRARYDPYEQARGRVEQLKQLGHSIDKVEYVLMGGTFMSLPKEYREDFIVKLHNALSGFNGNDIDEAILYSQQSLTKCVGITIETRPDYCTQTHLDDMLKYGCTRLEIGVQSLYEDVARDTNRGHTVRSVCETFAVSKDAGYKVVSHMMPDLPNVGMERDIEQFKEYFENPDFRTDGLKIYPTLVIRGTGLYELWKTGRYKSYSANALVDLVARILALVPPWTRIYRVQRDIPMPLVTSGVDNGNLRELALARMKDLGTTCRDVRTREVGIQEVHHKVQPDQVELIRRDYYANGGWETFLSYEDPKKDILIGLLRLRKASKKYTYRKEFTSQRTSIVRELHVYGSVVPLHSRDPRKFQHQGFGTLLMEEAERIAKEEHGSEKISVISGVGVRNYYGKLGYELDGPYMSKKI